One stretch of Zhihengliuella flava DNA includes these proteins:
- the panC gene encoding pantoate--beta-alanine ligase, with protein sequence MNTPIRTHPRVVTTVAELQVAARALLEAAAGDDGTASLGLVPTMGALHEGHGRLIAQARAENDVVVVSDFVNPLQFNDPADYERYPRVLDDDVALAGQHGADLVFAPAESEVYPDGPPRVLLSAGTLGEKFEGAARPGHFDGMLTVVAKLLHYGQPDASTRASTRYRAYFGQKDAQQLAIVRRLVRDLGYPVEIRAVPIVRSARGLALSSRNQFLSEEQAEAALVLSRALFLMQERAAAREPLRPDDAVALVRSAPGVDLDYFEVVDPATLEPMAQNCAESPFVGDALVLVAATVGSVRLIDNLPITAGSV encoded by the coding sequence ATGAACACTCCCATACGGACTCACCCCCGAGTGGTCACGACGGTGGCGGAGCTCCAGGTGGCGGCCCGCGCGCTCCTCGAGGCGGCCGCCGGCGACGACGGCACCGCGTCGCTGGGGCTGGTCCCCACCATGGGCGCCCTGCACGAGGGGCACGGGCGCCTGATTGCACAGGCGCGCGCCGAGAACGACGTCGTCGTGGTCTCCGACTTCGTGAACCCGTTGCAGTTCAACGACCCGGCCGACTACGAGCGCTACCCGCGCGTGTTGGACGACGACGTCGCCTTGGCCGGCCAGCACGGAGCCGACCTAGTCTTCGCGCCCGCCGAGTCCGAGGTGTATCCCGACGGGCCGCCGCGCGTGCTGTTGTCCGCGGGCACCCTCGGTGAGAAGTTCGAGGGCGCGGCGAGGCCGGGGCACTTCGACGGAATGCTGACCGTCGTCGCGAAGCTGCTGCATTACGGACAACCGGATGCCTCCACACGAGCCTCCACCCGGTACCGCGCGTACTTTGGGCAAAAGGACGCTCAGCAGCTGGCCATCGTTCGGCGCTTGGTACGGGATTTGGGGTACCCGGTAGAGATCCGTGCCGTGCCCATCGTTCGTTCCGCGCGGGGGCTGGCCCTCTCGAGCCGCAACCAGTTCCTCTCCGAGGAGCAGGCCGAGGCGGCGCTGGTTCTCTCTCGCGCGTTGTTCCTGATGCAGGAGCGCGCGGCGGCGCGCGAGCCGCTCCGGCCCGACGACGCCGTGGCCTTGGTGCGCTCCGCCCCGGGAGTGGACCTGGACTATTTCGAGGTGGTTGATCCGGCCACCTTGGAGCCGATGGCGCAGAACTGTGCAGAGTCGCCGTTTGTGGGTGACGCGCTGGTTCTCGTGGCCGCGACCGTGGGGAGCGTGCGGCTAATCGATAACCTGCCGATCACCGCCGGCTCGGTGTGA
- a CDS encoding M13 family metallopeptidase: MSTASPATDPVEDHRDHAVRPQDDLYRHVNGQWLATARIPADLGSYGSFMKLRDDSELAVHGLILQAQEAVDAGSATAQQQRMAALYGSFMDEERIESSGTQPLTDYLERIDAAESLSEFVALMGDFQRRGVAGFYQVGASNDAGAPERNLLTFIQSGLGLPDESYYRDEQYADLVEQYRGHLGRFLALAEVPEPEASADVVVDLERDLAAHHWDKVKTRDAKARYNLMTGASLFQLHPLVEHWLAGAQIDPRYFAEVDVWQPSYLEGLEEVLASRGLADWKLWATVQVLRSFAPYLSRDFVAEHFAFYSATLGGVEEQKERWKRGVAFTEGGVGEDIGQLYVERYFPGEAKARMDALVAQLIEAYRRSISELPWMSQATREKALEKLSMFRPKIGYPVKWIDYSAIEAGDDVIANVASVNAFDFARELQKIDDGVDRDLWFMFPQTVNAYYHPLLNEIAFPAAILRPPFFGVERDAASNFGAIGAVIGHEIGHGFDDQGSQFDGTGELKNWWTDEDRERFDQLTGRLVDQYEVLVPPEAPEHHVNGRLTLGENIGDLGGLGIAYQAYRIDAEERGEDITAAAEDGLTGEQRFFYAWAECWRSLTRSETMVTRIATDPHSPAEFRCNQVAKNLDAFHRAFGTQPGDGMWLEPAERVTIW, from the coding sequence ATGAGCACCGCTAGCCCCGCCACCGACCCCGTAGAGGATCACCGCGATCACGCCGTGCGTCCGCAGGACGATCTCTACCGCCACGTCAATGGACAGTGGCTAGCCACGGCGCGGATCCCGGCCGACCTCGGCAGCTACGGTTCCTTCATGAAGCTCCGCGATGATTCCGAGCTCGCCGTGCACGGGCTGATTCTTCAGGCCCAAGAGGCCGTCGACGCAGGGTCCGCGACCGCTCAGCAGCAGCGCATGGCCGCGCTCTACGGCTCGTTTATGGACGAAGAGCGCATCGAGTCCAGCGGTACCCAACCGCTCACGGACTATCTCGAGCGCATCGATGCCGCGGAGAGCCTCAGTGAATTCGTCGCCCTTATGGGCGACTTTCAGCGCCGGGGTGTTGCCGGCTTCTATCAAGTCGGCGCGAGCAACGATGCCGGAGCTCCCGAGCGCAACCTGCTGACCTTCATCCAGTCCGGGCTCGGCCTGCCGGATGAGTCGTACTACCGCGACGAGCAGTACGCCGATCTCGTCGAGCAGTACCGGGGGCACCTCGGCAGATTCCTAGCCCTGGCCGAGGTGCCCGAGCCTGAGGCGTCGGCCGACGTCGTTGTTGATCTGGAGCGGGACCTGGCCGCCCACCACTGGGACAAGGTCAAGACGCGGGACGCCAAGGCGCGCTACAACCTGATGACCGGTGCGTCCTTGTTCCAGCTGCACCCCCTCGTGGAGCATTGGTTGGCTGGAGCCCAGATCGATCCGCGGTACTTCGCCGAGGTCGATGTGTGGCAGCCGAGCTACCTCGAAGGCCTCGAGGAGGTTCTCGCCTCCCGTGGCCTCGCAGACTGGAAGCTGTGGGCCACCGTGCAGGTGCTGCGTAGCTTCGCCCCGTACCTCAGCCGTGACTTCGTCGCTGAACACTTCGCCTTCTACTCGGCCACCCTCGGTGGCGTGGAAGAACAGAAGGAGCGCTGGAAGCGCGGCGTCGCCTTCACCGAAGGCGGGGTTGGCGAGGACATCGGCCAGCTCTACGTCGAGCGCTACTTCCCGGGTGAAGCCAAGGCGCGGATGGACGCCCTCGTAGCCCAGCTCATTGAGGCCTACCGGCGTTCCATCAGCGAGTTGCCGTGGATGAGCCAGGCCACACGGGAGAAGGCACTCGAGAAGCTCTCGATGTTCCGGCCGAAGATTGGCTACCCGGTGAAGTGGATCGACTACTCGGCGATCGAGGCCGGTGATGACGTGATCGCGAACGTCGCTTCGGTCAACGCGTTCGACTTCGCCCGTGAACTGCAGAAGATCGACGACGGCGTGGACCGGGACCTCTGGTTCATGTTCCCGCAGACCGTCAACGCGTACTACCACCCTCTGCTGAACGAGATCGCCTTCCCGGCCGCGATTCTGCGCCCGCCGTTCTTCGGCGTGGAGCGGGACGCCGCCAGCAACTTCGGTGCCATCGGCGCCGTGATTGGGCATGAGATCGGGCACGGGTTTGATGATCAGGGCTCCCAATTCGACGGGACGGGAGAGCTGAAGAATTGGTGGACCGATGAGGATCGCGAGCGCTTTGACCAGCTGACGGGGCGACTTGTCGACCAGTATGAAGTCCTCGTTCCGCCGGAGGCGCCCGAGCATCACGTCAACGGCCGGCTCACGTTGGGCGAGAATATTGGCGATCTCGGTGGGCTGGGCATCGCGTACCAGGCCTACCGGATCGATGCCGAGGAGCGAGGCGAGGACATCACTGCCGCGGCCGAGGACGGGCTCACGGGGGAACAGCGCTTCTTCTACGCGTGGGCTGAGTGCTGGCGCAGCCTGACCCGCAGCGAGACCATGGTGACGCGCATTGCCACGGACCCGCATTCGCCGGCCGAGTTCCGGTGCAATCAGGTGGCCAAGAATCTGGACGCGTTCCACCGGGCCTTCGGCACGCAGCCGGGGGACGGTATGTGGCTCGAGCCCGCAGAGCGCGTCACGATTTGGTAG
- a CDS encoding alpha/beta hydrolase: MIIPQFSSGPRVLGRPEEALISTPDGGALGLATYGYANAPGERRVLVVGGAFLTALIYRPFAVALSGALGQAWAVDVYDRRGRGASTAQPADYGMDTEISDVTLMLRHTGARNLFGHSLGGSVVLNAVQALQGHDAGDHRFADRSLVPAKIAVYDPAINIEREFASSWMQDFIDHANAGHGGRALALMHRNMRASPLLSHVPLPLLAALLGVATRTPWGRGTRALLTTGTGELLATLAEVESAQDFAGLPSSTHFMAGAKSPRYFRATAQRLHRAVAGSTYAESPDGLHASVPAAIDELVGDLADYFREGPPSTKS, encoded by the coding sequence ATGATCATTCCCCAATTTTCCTCGGGTCCGCGTGTGCTCGGACGCCCTGAAGAAGCCTTGATTTCGACGCCCGACGGCGGCGCGCTCGGCCTCGCCACGTATGGCTATGCGAACGCTCCGGGCGAGCGGCGTGTGCTGGTGGTGGGCGGCGCCTTCCTGACCGCGCTGATCTACCGCCCCTTCGCCGTCGCCCTGAGTGGGGCCCTCGGTCAGGCCTGGGCCGTTGATGTGTACGACCGGCGGGGGCGCGGCGCCTCCACCGCTCAGCCCGCGGACTACGGCATGGACACCGAGATCAGCGACGTCACGCTGATGTTGCGGCACACGGGCGCCCGGAACCTGTTCGGCCATTCGCTCGGCGGTTCCGTGGTCCTCAACGCAGTGCAAGCACTGCAGGGGCACGACGCCGGCGATCACCGCTTCGCGGACCGGTCCCTGGTGCCCGCGAAGATCGCGGTGTACGACCCGGCAATCAACATTGAGCGGGAGTTCGCCAGCTCGTGGATGCAGGACTTCATCGACCACGCCAACGCCGGGCATGGCGGGCGGGCCCTCGCCCTCATGCACCGGAACATGCGTGCTTCGCCACTGCTGTCCCACGTGCCGTTGCCGCTGTTGGCCGCACTACTGGGGGTCGCTACCCGCACCCCCTGGGGGCGGGGCACCCGCGCCCTGCTCACCACTGGAACGGGCGAGCTCCTGGCCACCCTGGCCGAGGTGGAGTCGGCCCAAGACTTCGCTGGCCTGCCGAGCTCCACTCACTTCATGGCAGGAGCCAAGAGCCCTCGCTACTTCCGCGCCACGGCCCAGCGGTTGCACCGGGCCGTGGCGGGATCGACGTACGCGGAATCCCCCGACGGGCTCCACGCTTCCGTCCCCGCAGCCATCGACGAGCTCGTCGGAGACCTCGCCGACTACTTCAGGGAAGGGCCGCCGTCTACCAAATCGTGA
- the lysS gene encoding lysine--tRNA ligase: MRGRLRELRTTVEWGSVTADNTSSGQSPAHETNDLRQVRLDKRAELLRSGREAYPVKLPLTDTLGGVRQAYGHLEAGEETDDVVTVAGRVVFARNTGKLCFATLQESGHDGRAVRLQAMLSLANVGEESLADWKKLTDLGDHVYVSGRVISSRRGELSIMVSEWGMASKAIRPMPVLHADLNEETRVRQRYADLMVRDEAREMIYRRDAITRSVRETLHGHGYVEVETPMLQLIHGGAAARPFETHLNAFGQDMTLRIATELYLKRTVVGGVPRVFEIGRIFRNEGVDSTHSPEFTTLECYEMYGDQFVMAERMQEIILNAADAAGVGRTLETSKGTINLDGEWKWLSVYPGLSEAVGVEITPDTEASVLVDLAEKHEVKVDPKWGAQKLVIELFGEIVEPTLIDPTFVYDYPPAAQPLARPHRDQPGVIEAWDLIIGGMERGTAFSELIDPVIQRERLTEQSRLAADGDDEAMALDEDFLRALEYGAPPMGGIGLGIDRLVMLFTDAGIRETILYPLLKPEA, from the coding sequence ATGCGTGGGCGGCTTCGCGAATTGCGCACCACGGTAGAATGGGGAAGCGTGACTGCAGATAACACTTCCTCCGGCCAGAGCCCCGCACACGAGACCAATGACCTGCGCCAGGTCCGCCTGGACAAGCGGGCGGAACTGCTCCGCAGCGGTCGGGAGGCCTACCCGGTCAAGCTCCCATTGACGGACACCCTCGGTGGCGTACGCCAAGCCTACGGGCACTTGGAGGCCGGTGAGGAAACGGACGACGTCGTCACGGTCGCGGGCCGTGTGGTGTTCGCCCGCAACACGGGCAAGCTCTGCTTCGCGACGCTGCAGGAATCCGGTCACGATGGCCGCGCCGTGCGGCTGCAGGCGATGCTTTCCCTGGCCAACGTCGGCGAGGAGTCGTTGGCGGACTGGAAGAAGCTGACGGACCTCGGCGACCACGTCTACGTGAGCGGCCGCGTGATTTCTTCCCGCCGCGGCGAGCTGTCCATCATGGTCTCGGAGTGGGGCATGGCCTCTAAGGCCATCCGGCCGATGCCGGTGCTGCACGCGGACTTGAACGAGGAAACGCGCGTGCGTCAGCGCTACGCGGACCTCATGGTGCGTGACGAGGCCCGGGAGATGATCTACCGCCGCGATGCCATCACCCGTTCGGTGCGTGAGACCCTTCACGGCCACGGCTACGTGGAGGTGGAGACGCCGATGCTGCAGCTGATTCATGGTGGTGCCGCGGCGCGTCCGTTCGAGACGCACCTCAACGCTTTCGGCCAGGACATGACCCTGCGTATTGCCACCGAGCTGTACTTGAAGCGAACGGTCGTCGGTGGCGTTCCTCGCGTTTTTGAAATCGGGCGCATTTTCCGCAATGAAGGCGTCGACTCGACCCACTCGCCGGAATTTACGACCTTGGAATGCTATGAAATGTATGGCGACCAGTTCGTGATGGCCGAACGCATGCAGGAAATCATCCTCAATGCGGCCGATGCCGCCGGTGTGGGGCGCACGCTTGAAACCTCCAAGGGCACCATCAACTTGGACGGCGAATGGAAGTGGCTGAGCGTGTATCCGGGCCTCTCCGAGGCGGTGGGAGTGGAGATCACGCCGGATACCGAGGCATCGGTTCTGGTGGACCTCGCCGAAAAGCATGAGGTCAAGGTGGACCCCAAGTGGGGCGCGCAGAAATTGGTGATCGAACTCTTCGGGGAAATCGTCGAGCCGACGCTGATCGATCCGACCTTTGTTTACGATTATCCGCCGGCTGCACAGCCCTTGGCCCGCCCGCACCGCGATCAGCCGGGCGTCATCGAGGCGTGGGACTTGATTATTGGGGGCATGGAGCGCGGTACGGCGTTTTCTGAGCTGATTGACCCGGTGATTCAGCGCGAGCGGCTCACGGAGCAATCGCGGTTGGCCGCGGATGGCGACGACGAGGCCATGGCCCTGGACGAGGACTTCCTGCGCGCCTTGGAATACGGTGCCCCGCCCATGGGTGGTATTGGTCTGGGTATTGATCGACTCGTGATGTTGTTCACTGACGCGGGAATTCGGGAAACCATTCTCTACCCGCTGCTTAAGCCGGAGGCATAA
- a CDS encoding histone-like nucleoid-structuring protein Lsr2 — protein MARKVEVTLVDDLDGSAASESVKFALDGKNYEIDLSDANAQALRESLEKYVEAGRRVSGPKAKSTGVTRSSKNDTPAIREWAQKNGYNVSSRGRIHSDIIDAYYAAQ, from the coding sequence ATGGCACGCAAAGTAGAAGTAACCTTGGTTGATGATCTAGATGGTTCCGCCGCCTCGGAGAGCGTGAAGTTTGCTCTCGACGGAAAGAACTACGAAATTGATCTGAGCGACGCAAACGCTCAGGCATTGCGGGAAAGCCTCGAGAAGTACGTTGAGGCCGGCCGCCGGGTTTCCGGACCTAAAGCAAAAAGCACGGGCGTGACGCGCAGCTCGAAGAATGACACCCCGGCCATTCGCGAATGGGCGCAGAAGAATGGCTACAACGTCAGCTCGCGTGGGCGCATTCACAGCGACATCATTGACGCGTACTACGCCGCGCAGTAA